A window of the Brassica oleracea var. oleracea cultivar TO1000 chromosome C1, BOL, whole genome shotgun sequence genome harbors these coding sequences:
- the LOC106293378 gene encoding putative RING-H2 finger protein ATL53, whose translation MESDPNPNALNQYLNPRDCTQGFCSTFCPQWCSYIKFSPAPLSYEQLLNDGVSSNPSVSPLLIALIGILGSAFLLATYYTLVSKHCATDTNDEAASDTGRSDLIIDVNSPESQDHDNPFAHESSNAGLDDAVIKKIGCFKLNKHQTGLKINVTDCSICLGEFNEEESLRLLPNCNHIFHVVCIDRWLTSHSNCPLCRGKIIVPTTQETDHVFMVMNLDRFTSNAGPAVGNVMVLDPREELSVSISSHHPRRFSAADIVMWMSRDGEEEERNYDLENGNRVKLVDYLKRSFSSGGLVLGAQGPTRRS comes from the coding sequence ATGGAGTCCGATCCAAACCCTAATGCTTTAAATCAATACCTAAATCCAAGAGATTGCACTCAAGGCTTTTGTTCCACGTTTTGTCCTCAATGGTGTAGTTATATCAAGTTCTCTCCAGCACCACTTTCCTATGAGCAACTCCTAAACGACGGTGTTTCATCAAACCCTAGTGTTTCCCCTCTTCTCATCGCCCTCATTGGAATCCTTGGAAGTGCATTTCTCTTAGCAACTTACTACACTCTTGTCTCAAAGCATTGCGCCACCGACACAAACGATGAAGCTGCCTCAGACACGGGAAGATCTGATCTTATTATAGATGTTAACTCGCCAGAAAGTCAAGATCATGACAACCCTTTTGCTCATGAGTCTTCAAACGCCGGTTTGGACGATGCCGTGATAAAGAAGATAGGGTGTTTCAAGTTGAATAAGCATCAAACCGGGCTCAAGATCAATGTTACTGATTGTTCCATATGTCTTGGAGAGTTTAATGAAGAGGAGAGCTTAAGGTTATTGCCTAACTGTAACCACATTTTCCACGTGGTCTGTATTGATCGGTGGCTCACCTCTCACTCAAACTGTCCGCTTTGTCGGGGTAAGATCATTGTTCCTACCACTCAAGAAACCGATCATGTCTTTATGGTGATGAATCTTGATCGGTTTACTAGCAATGCTGGACCAGCAGTGGGAAATGTAATGGTTCTTGATCCTCGTGAAGAGCTTAGTGTTTCGATTAGTTCTCATCATCCACGACGATTCTCGGCCGCTGATATTGTTATGTGGATGAGCAGAGACGGAGAAGAGGAAGAGAGAAATTATGATCTTGAAAATGGAAACAGAGTGAAGCTTGTAGACTACTTAAAAAGATCATTCTCAAGTGGTGGATTGGTTCTTGGGGCTCAAGGACCGACTAGGAGATCCTAA
- the LOC106341859 gene encoding uncharacterized protein LOC106341859 isoform X1: MAIEDQEKTIREIKPKNRRIMGAGGPEEEDNRWPPWLKPLLKEQFFVHCKFHVDSHKSECNMYCLDCTNGPLCSLCLSHHKDHRTIQIRRSSYHDVIRVNEIQKYLDISGIQTYVINSAKVVFLNERPQPRPGKGVTTACKVCYRSLVDDSFRFCSLGCKIAGSSRGFEKGRRNLAMESEDSGGGIGIGRNISNLQSFRPSTPPLTTSTSCRIAKRRKGIPHRSPMG, translated from the exons ATGGCAATCGAAGATCAAGAGAAGACAATCCGAGAAATCAAGCCTAAAAACAGAAGAATCATG GGAGCTGGTGGACCAGAGGAGGAAGATAACAGATGGCCTCCATGGCTGAAACCTCTGCTTAAAGAGCAATTCTTTGTTCACTGCAAGTTTCATGTAGACTCTCACAAGAGTGAATGCAACATGTATTGCTTAGACTGCACCAACGGTCCGCTCTGCTCTCTCTGTCTTTCCCATCACAAGGATCATCGTACCATTCAG ATAAGGAGATCTTCTTATCATGATGTTATAAGGGTGAATGAGATACAAAAGTATCTCGACATATCAGGTATCCAAACTTATGTGATCAATAGTGCTAAAGTGGTTTTTCTGAACGAGAGGCCTCAGCCTAGGCCAGGGAAAGGCGTAACCACTGCCTGCAAAGTTTGCTATCGTAGTCTCGTTGATGATAGCTTCCGCTTCTGTTCTCTTGGCTGCAAG ATTGCTGGATCATCTAGAGGCTTTGAAAAGGGAAGGAGGAACCTTGCGATGGAATCAGAGGATTCAGGTGGCGGCATTGGGATTGGGAGGAACATATCAAATCTCCAGAGTTTCAGACCATCAACACCTCCACTTACTACATCTACTAGTTGCAGAATCGCCAAGAGAAGAAAGGGAATCCCTCACCGATCTCCGATGGGATAA
- the LOC106341859 gene encoding uncharacterized protein LOC106341859 isoform X2 codes for MKFNGGLRDMFKWSLEGAGGPEEEDNRWPPWLKPLLKEQFFVHCKFHVDSHKSECNMYCLDCTNGPLCSLCLSHHKDHRTIQIRRSSYHDVIRVNEIQKYLDISGIQTYVINSAKVVFLNERPQPRPGKGVTTACKVCYRSLVDDSFRFCSLGCKIAGSSRGFEKGRRNLAMESEDSGGGIGIGRNISNLQSFRPSTPPLTTSTSCRIAKRRKGIPHRSPMG; via the exons ATGAAGTTTAATGGTGGCTTAAGAGATATGTTTAAATGGTCTCTTGAG GGAGCTGGTGGACCAGAGGAGGAAGATAACAGATGGCCTCCATGGCTGAAACCTCTGCTTAAAGAGCAATTCTTTGTTCACTGCAAGTTTCATGTAGACTCTCACAAGAGTGAATGCAACATGTATTGCTTAGACTGCACCAACGGTCCGCTCTGCTCTCTCTGTCTTTCCCATCACAAGGATCATCGTACCATTCAG ATAAGGAGATCTTCTTATCATGATGTTATAAGGGTGAATGAGATACAAAAGTATCTCGACATATCAGGTATCCAAACTTATGTGATCAATAGTGCTAAAGTGGTTTTTCTGAACGAGAGGCCTCAGCCTAGGCCAGGGAAAGGCGTAACCACTGCCTGCAAAGTTTGCTATCGTAGTCTCGTTGATGATAGCTTCCGCTTCTGTTCTCTTGGCTGCAAG ATTGCTGGATCATCTAGAGGCTTTGAAAAGGGAAGGAGGAACCTTGCGATGGAATCAGAGGATTCAGGTGGCGGCATTGGGATTGGGAGGAACATATCAAATCTCCAGAGTTTCAGACCATCAACACCTCCACTTACTACATCTACTAGTTGCAGAATCGCCAAGAGAAGAAAGGGAATCCCTCACCGATCTCCGATGGGATAA